The Lewinellaceae bacterium DNA window GAATACGAGCGATTGTAAAACAGGTGTCCGAATTCACCATGAAAATCCTTCCATTGATCATAGTTTACGGTCAGGTATCCGTCTTCTACACGAAAGGTATTCCGGTAGTTAACTCCCAGGTCTGAGCCGGTAAACTTTGGTATCCATCCGGTCAGGTCTTTCCCGTTGAAAAGTATTTCCCAGTCGCCTGTCTGCTGCGCCAGGAGACTTTGTGTGAATAGAATTGCGAACAGGAAGATCTTTTTCATTATTGAGGACTATTTTACTTTATCAGTCTTTAGGCAATATCCTTTGTGCCATTTCCCAATAAGCCAGGGTCAGGAAAAGAATTTCTACATCCCCTTCCGGATCCTTCATGAAGCTGAATGCACGCGAGACATATCCATTGGAACCGTTGGCTGCAGGTAAAAGCTGTGCAATCTCATCTTTGCCTACTACAACGGAGGGATAAGGAGGATGGGGCGTTTCCTGTGATGCAAGCACCCGGCGCGGTTTTAACGAATACAATTTATTTCCCTCGATCATGGCGGACAATGTACCGTTAAAGACCACTTCGACCTGGCTGCCACGTACCTGATACAAATATTCATCCCGGCTATTGCGAATCAAAATAAGCGACTTATTCCCCGCGTATTTCCTGCGGGCGAAGATCAACAAAGGTTCATGATAAATGGAAGTCACCTTACAGCGCACGATTTTGGCATTCCGTGCCCACCTTTTGGGATGTTGTTCCTGAATATGATAGGAGGTCAGTGCACGTTCTTCATCGTCCCAGGTTACCAGTTCCTGAATCCAGGGATAAATATCCTTTCGCAACAACTCAGCGTCCCGCAGCATGCGGTTGCGTACCGGTTCCAGGTTCAGAAATTCTAAAATGGTGCGGATCATAACCCAAAGTTAAGGATTTACACCTGGTATCCGGAAGTGTTCCGACGAGCTATTGTTTTTGTCAGGCTAAAGTGTTGTGATTATGGATAACATGAGCTAAAAATCTCTTACAGGCCAATTCATAATCATTCCATTTTCAGTCAGTTCGCAAGTTTAGTCTAGAAAGAACTTCCAGGAAACAACAGCAAATTTTGAGTAATTTTAGTTGGTATAAATCCGTACGCTAAATATAATTTAATATGCATCACCGTTTCATTCTACTGCCATTCGTCTTATTCACGTTGTCCATCTCCGCCCAGCAATTGGTAACCCAAAATGGAGGCCATTGTTACACCCTGGATATTCCGGATTATATGATTAAAACCTATGAGCTGAATGATGTGGCGACTTTGCAGTATCAAAATGCTTCCCGTGAGGCTTATGTGATCGTCATTGAAGATCCTAAGGATCAACTGGAGGATCTGGGTATGCATTTTACCAGCGCTTCGGATTTCATTGCGTCCTTTATATCGGACTATAAGTCGGAAGCAGAATCTCGCAGCGCCACCGATCTAACTGCATTCGATGAAGGTTCAAATCATCTGGCGCAGGCTGTCATCTCCTGGAAGGACGGTGAGGACGATTTTTACATGCTGGTCACTGCTGTGGAAACAGAAACCCACTTCTATAAAATACTGTGCTGGTCTGTGAATGATCACTGGGAGACTCTGAAGGAAGATTATTACCGCTTATCCAAAACGTTGAAAGACTGAGTATATGCCGCATTGATTCCACTCCGGAAATTCATTATGACTGTCACCCCGCACCCGATTGAACGTCGTTCGGGCGAGAATGAGAGTATGTTATGGAAATGTGCTTTTCCAGAGTAGCCTCAGCATTCAACACTAAATAATCAACACTCGATATTCCTGCTGGTCCTACCCCATGTAGTAGCGGGACTTGACCTTGTTGAAGGATTTGCGCAGGCGACGGAGTGCACGTTCTTTGATCTGACGGACGCGTTCACGGGTAAGGCCGTAGAGTTCGCCGATTTCTTCCAGGGTTAGAGCCTTGTTCCCATTCAGGCCGTAATAAGCAGCCAGGATTTCATATTCACGGGGCGACAGGACGGACATGCCATAGCGGACTTCGTCTTTCAGCGATTGCTCCATCAATTTCAGATCAGGACGCAACTCGTCTTCGAATGTCATCAGGTCGAGCATGGTGACACCATTTTCTTCGTCACTGCTGATAGGCGCATCAAAGGATACATGCCGGTGTCCGCTCTGCATGATCGAGTCCACTTCCTTCACGGTCATATCAAGGAGTTCTGCCAGCTCCTCACTGGAGGGTTCACGTTCAAATTCCTGGATAAATGACTGATAGGCCTCATTCACCTTGTTAAAGGTGCCCACCTTATTCAGCGGCAGACGCACAATACGTGAGTATTCCACAATGGCTTGGAGAATAGACTGGCGTATCCACCATACGGCATAAGAAATGAACTTGAATCCCTTGGTTTCGTCAAAGCGTTTGGCGGCTTTCATCAAACCCACGTTGCCTTCATTGATCAGATCCGAAAGAGACAAGCCCTGGTTTTGATATTGCTTGGCCACTGAAACCACAAATCTCAGGTTGGCTTTAGTCAGTTGCTCCAGGGCATCTTCATCACCCTGCTTGATACGACGCGATAGATCTGCCTCCTCCTCAGGAGTCAGGATATCGATTTTACCGATATCATTGAGGTACTTATCAAGAGATAAACTCTCTCGATTGGTGATTCGATTGGTAATCTTGAGCTGTCGCATCGTATTTTATCTGCTAATATCTTATACAATGAAAGGCTGGAAAAAGTTTCTCGACAAATGTTGCACCTACAACAAACCCCGGTCAGCATGGAAATACTGCGCCTCAATCTGGCCAACGATTTGCAAAACCTGCTCCATTACAACAAGTACCTCTGAAAGAAGTTCTTGGTAGCAATTGCACATTTCGATACTGAAACGCAAAAATACCCGGTAATGATACCAATATAATGAAATTATTCCTTGCTGCGATGCGTAAATCCGTGTAAAGCAACAAAAAAGGGAGGCCTTGCGGGCATTTCAGAGCGCATATCATATCCCGATCATGCATTCTGCAATGCTTAAGGTCTCCCCTATTAAATGCAGTTTATTTCGTATCAGTCACGGTTGCGATCGTGATCGTGATCGCGGTCCCGGTCTCGATTGCGGTCACGGTCACGGTCGCGGTTGCGGTCATGACCTCCGCGGCGGTCTCCTCCGCCTCCACGCTGATTCCTTCCACCACCCTGGTAGCGGTCTGAACGGCGGTCATCGCTGCGCTCCGATTC harbors:
- a CDS encoding RNA polymerase sigma factor RpoD/SigA, whose amino-acid sequence is MRQLKITNRITNRESLSLDKYLNDIGKIDILTPEEEADLSRRIKQGDEDALEQLTKANLRFVVSVAKQYQNQGLSLSDLINEGNVGLMKAAKRFDETKGFKFISYAVWWIRQSILQAIVEYSRIVRLPLNKVGTFNKVNEAYQSFIQEFEREPSSEELAELLDMTVKEVDSIMQSGHRHVSFDAPISSDEENGVTMLDLMTFEDELRPDLKLMEQSLKDEVRYGMSVLSPREYEILAAYYGLNGNKALTLEEIGELYGLTRERVRQIKERALRRLRKSFNKVKSRYYMG